In Diachasmimorpha longicaudata isolate KC_UGA_2023 chromosome 7, iyDiaLong2, whole genome shotgun sequence, the following proteins share a genomic window:
- the LOC135164193 gene encoding hexosaminidase D-like produces MDDFTFGSHRLVHLDLKGAPPRVAYFEKLFPYLRTWGATGLLLEWEDTFPYNRELSRIGSNGPTSLGSGYTAQEALQILQIAGDCGLAVVPLVQTFGHLEFVLKHDEWRSLREVENFPSSICPSNPATLPLVKSLVRQIVSFHPDIQYLHIGADEIWHLGLCSVCSKRASLSKYGKSTVYLEHVLAIAQYIKEMYPCLKIIIWDDMLRSTDLQVLNEYYVGKYVEPMIWHYNSRETFSLPQDLWTKYSAVFPNIWAATAFKGATGSTRQIPIISHHISNHERWLEELGIHGNKINEFRGTAFTGWSRYDHYATLCELLPTAIPSLALCLRVWLHGYSEHTHMQVAKSLGYVDHPLHINPQLRPAPIASNLSYPGWQLTGGIEWFLNFKTKYDGMVNSEQILTWMNPWQVANSYTNPMQLESLLPAFSDLLLELTSLESYLKVQMEAIFFPPAIDEWTSTHLQPMKNKLIELKQTADNQIKINSRG; encoded by the exons atggatgacTTCACGTTCGGCTCACACAG ACTAGTTCATCTGGACCTGAAGGGCGCCCCACCTCGAGTGGCATATTTTGAGAAG TTATTTCCTTATTTGAGGACATGGGGTGCCACGGGTTTGTTGTTAGAGTGGGAGGACACGTTTCCGTACAATCGAGAGCTGTCTCGCATTGGAAGCAATGGACCCACCAGCCTAGGAAGTGGCTACACAGCACAAGAAGCTTTACAAATACTACAAATTGCTGGAGATTGTGGACTAGCGGTTGTTCCCTTGGTTCAAACCTTTGGTCATTTAGAA TTTGTTTTGAAACACGACGAGTGGAGGTCTCTCCGAGAGGTAGAAAATTTCCCCAGCTCGATCTGTCCATCGAACCCAGCCACTCTTCCCCTGGTGAAATCCCTCGTACGACAAATCGTGTCGTTCCACCCAGACATTCAGTATCTCCACATCGGAGCGGACGAGATCTGGCACCTCGGGCTCTGCTCCGTCTGCTCAAAACGCGCCAGTTTGAGTAAATACGGCAAGTCTACTGTTTACCTGGAGCATGTACTCGCTATCGCACAGTACATCAAGGAGATGTATCCTTGCTTGAAAATCATCATTTGGGATGACATGCTGAGGAGCACAGATTTGCAGGTTTTAAATG AGTATTACGTTGGAAAATACGTGGAGCCAATGATATGGCACTATAATTCCAGAGAAACATTCTCCCTTCCTCAAG ATTTATGGACGAAATACAGCGCAGTATTCCCCAATATTTGGGCAGCAACCGCATTCAAAGGAGCGACAGGGTCAACCCGACAAATACCCATAATAAGCCATCACATTAGTAACCACGAGAGGTGGTTAGAAGAGCTTGGCATTCATGGtaataaaatcaatgaattccgAGGGACTGCATTCACTGGCTGGTCCAGATACGATCATTATGCCACCTTGTGCGAGCTTCTACCTACAGCAATACCCTCACTGGCATTGTGCTTGAGGGTATGGCTGCATGGGTATTCGGAACATACGCACATGCAGGTAGCCAAGAGTCTCGGGTATGTTGACCACCCGCTGCATATTAATCCGCAATTACGGCCTGCACCAATAGCCAGTAATCTCTCTTATCCTGGCTGGCAGTTGACTGGAGGGATCGAATGGTTTTTAAACTTCAAGACCAAGTACGATGGAATGGTCAATAGTGAGCA AATTTTAACGTGGATGAACCCATGGCAGGTGGCTAACAGTTATACAAATCCAATGCAACTAGAAAGTCTCCTTCCAGCATTTTCAGA TTTACTCCTCGAGTTGACTTCCCTAGAATCCTACCTGAAAGTTCAAATGGAAGCTATCTTTTTCCCCCCGGCGATAGATGAGTGGACCAGCACACATCTTCaaccgatgaaaaataaactcatTGAGTTGAAACAAACAGCtgataatcaaattaaaatca